A single window of Xylocopilactobacillus apicola DNA harbors:
- a CDS encoding hemolysin family protein — translation MSASSEAIIEQLILIVILTAINAVFSAAELAVVSVNKNKLESGPKDKKTKALLNIVEDSSDFLAIIQVGITFAGFLSSASAATGLAEYVQVIFGHAKWAHEASIILVTVLLSFFTLVFGELYPKQIAVRNTEGVARAFVLPISFVGQIFRPFVWLLSATTNVLLKMTGQYTKKESEVLTREEMINLIESGRQTGMLASDELSMMEGVFSLQTKMAREIMIPRTDTFMINVDDPAEDNVRKILNEVYSRVPVYKENRDEIVGIVTVRSLLKFGFDHDFEQLSIEKLMNQPYFVPETIRIDKLLDNMRNYQQQMAILLDEYGGVTGILTIEDLVEEIVGEINDEIDQADILCHKVDSNHYIVKGAMPLDDFNEFFKVNFADEEVDTIAGYVIKKLGKIPKNSQKLSILEDNLKITTGRVKGSRLLNLQVEKLAQTIKNKTEEN, via the coding sequence TTGAGCGCTTCAAGTGAAGCAATAATTGAACAATTAATTTTAATCGTAATTTTAACGGCCATTAATGCCGTTTTTTCAGCGGCTGAGTTAGCCGTTGTTTCAGTAAATAAAAATAAGTTAGAATCGGGTCCCAAGGACAAAAAGACAAAGGCTTTGCTGAACATTGTAGAAGATTCCAGCGATTTCTTGGCAATTATTCAAGTCGGAATCACTTTTGCGGGATTTTTATCCTCGGCAAGTGCAGCAACCGGTCTGGCTGAATACGTTCAGGTGATTTTTGGGCACGCTAAATGGGCGCATGAGGCCTCGATCATTTTGGTTACCGTGTTGCTATCTTTTTTTACTTTAGTTTTTGGTGAGTTATATCCCAAGCAAATTGCTGTAAGAAATACCGAAGGGGTGGCAAGAGCTTTTGTTTTGCCGATTTCTTTTGTTGGACAAATTTTTAGACCGTTTGTGTGGTTACTTTCGGCCACGACTAATGTGCTTTTAAAAATGACAGGGCAGTACACCAAAAAAGAAAGCGAAGTATTAACTCGCGAGGAAATGATTAATTTAATCGAGAGTGGAAGACAAACAGGGATGCTTGCTTCTGACGAATTAAGTATGATGGAAGGAGTCTTTAGTCTTCAAACCAAAATGGCGCGGGAAATTATGATTCCTCGAACGGATACTTTTATGATTAATGTTGACGATCCTGCTGAAGACAATGTTAGAAAAATTTTGAATGAAGTTTATTCGCGAGTTCCGGTTTACAAAGAAAATCGTGATGAAATTGTGGGGATTGTTACAGTGCGCTCACTACTGAAATTTGGCTTTGATCACGATTTTGAACAACTCTCCATTGAGAAACTAATGAATCAGCCTTATTTTGTACCCGAAACAATTCGGATCGATAAACTTCTCGACAATATGCGAAATTATCAACAACAAATGGCAATTTTACTCGATGAATACGGGGGAGTAACTGGGATCTTAACGATTGAAGACTTAGTTGAAGAAATTGTGGGTGAGATTAACGACGAAATTGATCAGGCAGATATTTTGTGCCATAAAGTCGATTCAAATCATTATATTGTCAAAGGTGCGATGCCACTTGACGATTTTAATGAATTTTTCAAGGTAAATTTTGCTGATGAGGAAGTTGATACGATTGCAGGATATGTAATTAAAAAATTGGGAAAAATCCCCAAAAATTCGCAAAAACTATCGATCTTAGAAGACAATTTGAAAATAACTACTGGTCGGGTCAAAGGCTCTAGGCTCCTTAATTTGCAAGTAGAAAAATTAGCACAAACGATAAAAAATAAAACAGAAGAGAACTAG
- a CDS encoding AI-2E family transporter codes for MFRKIKNSPLMFWSLEALIVVSVILVFTKISFLFSPIIQFISIVFVPVVIAGFLFFLLNPLVNWFMKHKVPKSLSIALAMLLLIGIIASLIIAIVPNIVAQASQILGHLPRIIAEAQKSYRSLLQNELVQKYHLYDSFNKFDMRKVVNGIVTFASKSGFQVVTSIGGIIFTIFSIPVILIYFLIDGDKFVSSVTRFFPKQLQGYVSGLLSKMGNTIQLYLYGQLIEGVFVGMCIFVGYSIIQMPYSFLLGFIAGICTLIPYVGSIIAIIPALIIAMTVSVREIFAVILVVIIISQIDGNFVYPNLIARNLKIHPLTIILLLYVASNLFGFLGTMFIVPTYGILKTLVIYVYNVVKNYRLHHTKQMSLFEDKQGV; via the coding sequence ATGTTTAGAAAAATAAAAAATTCACCCTTAATGTTTTGGTCACTTGAGGCGCTAATAGTTGTAAGTGTGATTTTGGTATTTACAAAGATCAGCTTTTTATTTTCGCCGATTATCCAATTTATTTCAATTGTTTTTGTGCCAGTTGTAATTGCAGGTTTTTTGTTTTTTCTCCTAAATCCGCTTGTTAATTGGTTTATGAAGCATAAAGTCCCCAAATCATTAAGTATTGCACTTGCAATGTTGCTTTTAATTGGCATCATAGCTTCTTTAATTATTGCAATTGTACCAAATATTGTGGCTCAAGCCTCACAAATTCTAGGGCATTTGCCACGAATTATCGCTGAGGCTCAGAAAAGTTATCGTTCCTTGTTGCAAAATGAACTTGTTCAGAAGTATCATCTTTACGATAGTTTTAATAAATTTGATATGCGAAAAGTTGTTAATGGGATTGTGACCTTTGCGAGCAAAAGTGGATTTCAGGTAGTTACGAGTATTGGCGGCATTATTTTTACAATTTTCTCCATCCCGGTCATATTAATTTACTTTTTAATTGACGGAGATAAATTTGTTAGCAGTGTTACTCGTTTTTTTCCAAAACAGCTTCAAGGATACGTTAGTGGACTTTTAAGTAAAATGGGAAATACGATTCAACTTTATCTGTATGGTCAACTCATTGAAGGAGTCTTTGTTGGAATGTGTATTTTCGTTGGGTATTCGATCATTCAAATGCCATACTCCTTTCTCCTAGGTTTTATCGCTGGAATTTGCACATTGATTCCTTATGTCGGTTCAATTATTGCGATTATTCCAGCGTTGATTATTGCCATGACCGTTTCTGTAAGAGAAATTTTTGCAGTTATTTTGGTTGTAATTATCATTTCTCAGATCGATGGTAATTTTGTTTATCCGAATCTAATTGCTCGGAATCTTAAGATTCATCCGTTAACAATTATTCTTTTGTTATATGTAGCAAGCAATCTTTTCGGTTTTTTGGGAACCATGTTTATTGTTCCCACCTATGGAATTTTGAAAACTTTAGTAATATATGTTTATAATGTAGTCAAGAATTACAGGCTGCATCACACTAAACAGATGTCGCTTTTCGAAGATAAACAAGGAGTCTAA
- a CDS encoding excinuclease ABC subunit UvrA yields the protein MFADGFIRIVNAKQNNLKNVSLKIPKKVITAFVGLSGAGKSSLVFDTIAAASRRELNETFPSFTQQYLPKYGQPHVQSIKHLPVAIVVDQKKLGANARSTLATYTGIYSLLRLLFSRIGKPWVGYSDAFSFNLPQGMCPKCQGLGYVDDINVKKIIDPKKSLNEGAITFVSFGPDTWRFKRYANSGLFDNDKLLKDYTKEEMELLLYAPQQRLKNPPEVWPKTALYEGVVPRIKRSILGKKEASHHQEAINAVVKQIVCPICHGARLNQDALKCKINGLNIADVSGLDLIHVTQFLDKINEDLAEEVIRELKTKIQSLIKIGLGYLTLNRDTGSLSGGESQRVKIAKFLTSSLTDLVYILDEPSVGLHPHDIKLIKNALVGLKDQGNTVLVVEHNPEMIAMAEYIVEIGPEPGENGGKITFEGTYSELRASKTLTNRWLSQKLNFKEKVRPSSGEIVLNNLTLHNLQNISVKLPLGNETVISGVAGSGKSSLVTVLKDILAEHYDYVDVTQKSVSVNIRSTIATYLKILTEIQKLFGKANHVSTTLFSYNGKGACPICKGKGLTITNMAFMDPIVQVCEKCHGKRYNDEALSYKYHGKNIYEVLNTSISKSIYFFKDVPKIDEKLANLQQVGLDYLTMNQSLDTLSGGELQRLKLAQELGNEGTVYLLDEPTAGLHMQDVAKLIGLFNHLVDLGNSVIIIEHNLAVISQADWLIDLGPDAGIYGGELVYCGTPQYSMKNSASKTGEALLHYNQILGN from the coding sequence TTGTTCGCTGACGGGTTTATTCGGATTGTTAATGCTAAGCAAAATAATTTAAAAAATGTCAGTTTAAAAATCCCTAAAAAAGTCATCACCGCCTTTGTCGGCTTATCAGGAGCTGGTAAATCATCATTGGTATTTGACACAATTGCTGCTGCCTCTAGAAGAGAACTAAATGAAACTTTTCCTAGTTTCACTCAGCAATATTTACCAAAATATGGTCAACCCCATGTTCAATCCATTAAACATTTACCTGTTGCAATTGTTGTTGATCAGAAAAAATTGGGGGCTAATGCTAGATCAACTCTTGCAACTTATACAGGGATCTATTCTTTGTTGCGGCTTTTATTTTCCAGGATTGGTAAACCATGGGTCGGATATTCGGATGCTTTTTCTTTTAATCTCCCACAGGGAATGTGTCCAAAATGTCAGGGACTAGGATATGTCGATGACATTAATGTGAAAAAAATTATCGATCCTAAAAAATCGCTTAACGAAGGTGCGATCACCTTTGTTAGTTTTGGCCCCGATACTTGGCGTTTTAAAAGATACGCAAATAGCGGACTTTTTGATAATGACAAATTACTTAAAGACTACACCAAAGAAGAGATGGAACTGCTCCTTTATGCTCCTCAACAACGGCTCAAAAATCCGCCAGAAGTTTGGCCTAAAACTGCCCTTTACGAAGGAGTGGTTCCCCGAATTAAACGTTCGATTTTAGGAAAAAAAGAGGCCTCGCATCATCAAGAAGCAATTAACGCGGTTGTTAAACAAATCGTTTGTCCTATTTGTCACGGAGCCCGGTTAAATCAAGATGCCCTTAAATGTAAAATTAACGGTTTAAATATCGCAGATGTCTCTGGTTTGGATCTAATACATGTTACTCAGTTTTTGGACAAAATTAACGAAGATTTAGCGGAAGAAGTAATTCGAGAACTTAAAACCAAGATCCAATCTCTAATTAAGATCGGACTTGGCTACCTAACATTAAATCGGGATACTGGAAGTCTTTCTGGTGGTGAATCCCAACGTGTTAAAATTGCTAAATTTTTAACCAGTTCACTAACTGATTTGGTTTATATTCTTGATGAACCAAGTGTCGGATTACATCCTCATGATATTAAACTAATCAAGAATGCATTGGTGGGACTAAAAGATCAGGGTAACACTGTTTTAGTCGTTGAGCATAATCCAGAAATGATTGCAATGGCTGAGTATATAGTCGAAATTGGGCCGGAGCCAGGAGAAAATGGCGGAAAAATTACCTTTGAGGGCACTTACTCTGAGCTTAGAGCTTCCAAAACTCTTACCAATCGCTGGCTTAGCCAAAAACTAAATTTCAAAGAAAAAGTTCGACCTAGTTCAGGCGAAATTGTCTTAAATAATTTAACCCTCCATAATCTTCAAAATATTTCAGTAAAACTGCCGCTCGGTAACGAAACAGTGATCTCTGGAGTCGCTGGATCTGGCAAATCGTCTCTTGTAACTGTTTTAAAAGATATCTTAGCTGAACACTATGATTACGTGGATGTGACTCAGAAATCGGTCAGCGTCAATATTCGCTCAACAATTGCTACCTATCTGAAAATTTTGACCGAAATCCAGAAACTATTCGGAAAAGCAAATCACGTGTCAACTACCCTTTTTAGTTATAACGGAAAGGGCGCTTGTCCGATTTGTAAAGGAAAAGGTCTCACGATCACTAACATGGCTTTTATGGACCCAATCGTACAAGTTTGTGAAAAATGTCACGGCAAACGTTATAACGACGAAGCTCTCAGTTATAAATACCATGGGAAAAATATTTATGAAGTTTTGAACACCTCAATTAGTAAGTCAATTTATTTCTTTAAAGATGTTCCTAAAATCGATGAAAAACTTGCTAATCTTCAGCAAGTGGGCTTAGATTATTTAACAATGAATCAATCGCTCGACACTTTGTCTGGTGGCGAGTTACAGCGACTCAAATTAGCACAAGAGCTTGGCAATGAAGGAACCGTTTATTTGCTGGATGAGCCGACTGCGGGTCTTCACATGCAAGACGTCGCAAAATTAATTGGCCTTTTTAATCATTTAGTCGATCTAGGCAATAGCGTAATCATCATTGAACATAATTTAGCAGTAATTAGCCAAGCTGATTGGTTAATTGATCTGGGACCGGATGCTGGTATTTACGGTGGAGAGCTGGTGTACTGCGGAACGCCACAGTATTCTATGAAAAATTCAGCTTCTAAAACAGGCGAAGCCCTACTACATTACAATCAAATCTTGGGAAATTAA